One Kineococcus aurantiacus genomic window carries:
- the merB gene encoding organomercurial lyase, whose amino-acid sequence MTLTDADVDRVRWALYRGFADTGTELPPDELAARAGVAPGDLDAALTILEQQRHVVRRDGATVLAHPFAGRNFAFSVMSEETLWWGGCAWDAFAIPHLLQRGPMLVATTCPACGTTHAWNVGPDGPPAGDQVAHFLVPMRSVWDDVVEACRNQRVFCSTDCVSTWLQRHRLPMGSTFSLATLWRLASHWYDGRLAPSYTRRDPQEAGAYFAEVGLTGEFWTGSGTGNTTEP is encoded by the coding sequence CGGGCACCGAACTGCCCCCCGACGAGCTGGCAGCCCGGGCCGGCGTCGCGCCGGGCGACCTCGACGCCGCACTGACGATCCTCGAACAACAGCGGCACGTGGTGCGACGCGACGGCGCGACGGTCCTGGCGCACCCGTTCGCGGGCCGCAACTTCGCCTTCTCCGTCATGAGCGAGGAGACGTTGTGGTGGGGCGGGTGCGCCTGGGACGCCTTCGCCATCCCCCACCTGTTGCAGCGGGGGCCGATGCTCGTGGCGACCACCTGCCCCGCGTGCGGCACCACTCACGCCTGGAACGTCGGGCCGGACGGTCCGCCGGCCGGTGATCAGGTCGCGCACTTCCTCGTCCCCATGAGATCGGTGTGGGACGACGTCGTCGAGGCGTGCAGGAACCAGCGCGTCTTCTGCTCCACCGACTGCGTGAGCACCTGGCTGCAGCGGCACCGCCTGCCGATGGGCAGCACGTTCTCCCTCGCAACGCTGTGGCGCTTGGCCTCCCACTGGTACGACGGGCGTCTGGCCCCGTCGTACACGCGTCGCGACCCGCAGGAGGCCGGTGCGTACTTCGCCGAGGTCGGCTTGACCGGGGAGTTCTGGACCGGGAGCGGCACGGGGAATACGACAGAGCCTTAG
- a CDS encoding SDR family NAD(P)-dependent oxidoreductase has protein sequence MAHGGSVTYDFTDEVVLVTGGGSGIGLQVAKDFAAAGARVVISGRSAARLEAAAAGIDGSVQAIASDIGDAQQTSDLVSAVIDEHGHLDVVVSNAAAYVPGDITEISGEDWEGLRQTNIDGFFHLAQAALPHLATSRGSFIATSSVSGIRGDWGSAVYNASKGAVSLFVQALALDWGARGVRVNAVAPSATNTEPLAPVTGNPALLKQFEDRVALGRLAEVDDISPVFLFLASDAARYVNGVILPVDGGTSASTGQARLDVA, from the coding sequence ATGGCGCACGGCGGATCGGTCACCTACGACTTCACGGACGAGGTCGTCCTCGTCACCGGCGGCGGGAGCGGCATCGGCCTGCAGGTGGCCAAGGACTTCGCCGCCGCCGGGGCACGAGTGGTGATCAGCGGGCGGAGCGCAGCCCGGCTCGAAGCGGCCGCGGCCGGCATCGACGGCTCGGTGCAGGCGATCGCCTCCGACATCGGTGACGCGCAGCAGACGTCGGACCTGGTCAGCGCCGTGATCGACGAGCACGGGCACCTGGACGTCGTCGTCAGCAACGCCGCGGCGTACGTCCCCGGTGACATCACCGAGATCAGCGGCGAGGACTGGGAGGGGCTGCGGCAGACGAACATCGACGGCTTCTTCCACCTGGCCCAGGCCGCACTGCCCCACCTGGCGACGTCGCGGGGGAGCTTCATCGCCACCTCGAGCGTCTCAGGGATCCGCGGCGACTGGGGATCGGCCGTCTACAACGCCTCCAAGGGCGCGGTGTCGCTGTTCGTCCAGGCCCTCGCGCTGGACTGGGGCGCGCGGGGCGTGCGCGTGAACGCCGTCGCGCCCTCGGCGACGAACACCGAACCCCTCGCTCCGGTCACCGGCAACCCCGCACTGCTCAAGCAGTTCGAGGACCGTGTCGCCCTGGGCCGCCTGGCCGAGGTGGACGACATCTCCCCCGTGTTCCTCTTCCTGGCCTCTGACGCCGCGCGCTACGTCAACGGGGTGATCCTGCCCGTCGACGGGGGCACCTCCGCGTCCACCGGGCAGGCCCGACTGGACGTCGCGTGA
- a CDS encoding TetR family transcriptional regulator — MSAASHLFRERGPSVSVADLMAQVGLTHGGFYKQFTSKDALLAEATAQAFLDLQHGLQQLDTRHGGDHDAARRALLDHYLSSGHRDDLAGGCPAAGFSADITREPADSPARDHYLHGVVGLASWLGVGQDVSDSPSPGQDEPPTGSSIDAGAEVDDEVDDEVDDEALVTLSTMVGALALARATAGSALSEQLLRAAREALRRIGSTHPA; from the coding sequence GTGTCCGCCGCCTCGCACCTGTTCCGCGAACGCGGTCCGTCGGTCAGCGTGGCCGACCTGATGGCGCAGGTGGGGCTCACCCACGGAGGTTTCTACAAGCAGTTCACGTCCAAGGACGCCCTGCTCGCCGAGGCGACCGCGCAGGCCTTCCTCGACCTCCAGCACGGCTTGCAGCAGCTGGACACCCGGCACGGCGGCGACCACGACGCCGCCCGACGGGCCCTGCTCGACCACTACCTCTCGAGCGGACACCGCGACGACCTCGCCGGCGGCTGTCCGGCCGCGGGGTTCAGCGCCGACATCACCCGGGAACCCGCCGACAGCCCCGCCCGGGACCACTACCTGCACGGAGTGGTCGGCCTGGCGTCCTGGCTCGGGGTGGGTCAGGACGTGAGCGACTCCCCCTCCCCCGGGCAGGACGAGCCACCGACCGGGTCGTCGATCGACGCCGGCGCCGAGGTGGACGACGAGGTGGACGACGAGGTGGACGACGAGGCCCTGGTCACCCTCAGCACGATGGTGGGGGCCCTGGCCCTGGCGCGGGCCACCGCCGGTTCCGCGCTGTCCGAGCAGTTGCTGCGCGCAGCACGTGAAGCGCTGCGGCGCATCGGGTCGACCCACCCGGCCTGA
- a CDS encoding pyridoxal phosphate-dependent decarboxylase family protein — translation MTDPQDEVNLLLEADLRARAYTAGIGKRPVFPTAESLAGLSAFDEPLPQRGHDPHSTLRLLDEHGTPATVESNGARYFGFVVGASLPAAAAADRLVLAWDNGALGHITSPATAAVERVAAQWLLEILDLPRHSAVGFTTSATAGTLIALATARRSLLSRLGWDLDRRGLAGAPRIRVVVTELAHVVVLKALRVLGFGQDDLVLAPVDEHGRVDAARLPEVDATTLLLLQAGEVNTGESDPFRDVIPAAKAAGAWVHVDGAFGLWARASALHELTAGVEEADSWTVDGHKWLNTPYDSAMVVVRDRDALAATMNSDAAYSTTSADSQKNLTLEFSRRARGVVVWAALRSLGRDGVAELVESTSAMATRLADGLRASGYTVLNRVVLNQVIARADTPQETARIVAAAQASGRTWFGSTVWRGQPAMRLSVSSWRTRPGDVDDLVALLADLRAA, via the coding sequence ATGACCGATCCGCAGGACGAAGTGAACCTGCTCCTGGAAGCCGACCTCCGAGCCCGCGCCTACACCGCGGGGATCGGGAAGCGTCCGGTCTTCCCCACCGCGGAGTCCCTGGCCGGGCTGAGCGCCTTCGACGAACCCCTGCCGCAACGCGGGCACGACCCGCACTCGACGTTGCGCCTGCTGGACGAGCACGGAACCCCAGCCACCGTCGAGAGCAACGGCGCGCGGTACTTCGGCTTCGTCGTCGGGGCCAGTCTCCCGGCGGCGGCAGCCGCCGACCGGCTCGTGCTGGCCTGGGACAACGGGGCGTTGGGTCACATCACCTCGCCGGCCACCGCCGCGGTGGAGCGGGTGGCCGCCCAGTGGCTGCTGGAGATCCTCGACCTGCCCCGGCACAGCGCGGTGGGTTTCACGACCAGCGCCACCGCCGGCACCCTCATCGCCTTGGCCACGGCACGTCGTTCCCTGCTGTCCCGGCTGGGTTGGGACCTCGACCGGCGCGGTTTGGCCGGTGCGCCGCGGATCAGGGTCGTCGTCACCGAACTCGCGCACGTCGTGGTGCTCAAGGCGCTGCGGGTCCTGGGTTTCGGCCAGGACGACCTGGTCCTCGCTCCCGTCGACGAGCACGGCCGCGTGGACGCGGCCCGGCTGCCCGAGGTGGACGCCACGACCCTGTTGCTGCTGCAGGCGGGCGAGGTCAACACCGGCGAGTCCGATCCGTTCAGGGACGTCATCCCCGCCGCCAAGGCTGCCGGGGCCTGGGTCCACGTCGACGGGGCCTTCGGCCTGTGGGCGCGCGCTTCGGCGTTGCACGAGCTCACCGCCGGGGTCGAGGAGGCCGACAGCTGGACGGTCGACGGGCACAAGTGGCTCAACACCCCCTACGACTCGGCCATGGTCGTCGTCCGCGACCGGGACGCGCTGGCCGCGACCATGAACTCCGACGCCGCCTACTCCACCACCTCGGCGGACTCCCAGAAGAACCTCACCCTGGAGTTCTCCCGCCGGGCGCGCGGGGTCGTGGTCTGGGCCGCGTTGCGCTCGCTGGGCCGTGACGGCGTGGCCGAGCTCGTCGAGAGCACCAGCGCCATGGCCACCCGCCTGGCCGACGGGCTCCGCGCGTCGGGTTACACCGTCCTCAACCGCGTCGTGCTCAACCAGGTCATCGCCCGGGCCGACACCCCTCAGGAGACCGCGCGCATCGTCGCCGCGGCCCAGGCGTCGGGCAGGACCTGGTTCGGTTCGACCGTGTGGCGCGGTCAGCCGGCGATGCGCCTGTCGGTCTCGTCGTGGCGCACCCGGCCCGGCGACGTCGACGACCTCGTCGCCCTGCTCGCCGACCTGCGCGCGGCGTAG